The Rhododendron vialii isolate Sample 1 chromosome 6a, ASM3025357v1 genome includes a window with the following:
- the LOC131329824 gene encoding uncharacterized protein LOC131329824 — MAIDTVPPLIYAQLNYLLTHSPLPIKVEQMWSGSKNHSLLDRFTLLIPFCLDYIKWDVIYNALYPLTAPDIIFGPEDESFRPFPVSGEEGDMKSPKNSLSDWNCKDPTRLLSLILELRDLYMTYQRKRVGDVDDERVKFELSTIFPREGIEMYMTSGVEKTEEVRFAVPLLDMDINKMVTGCPWRHQQKIFLQVIFPVGRKYMSASAAPRLKLVSSPELKALFSIEDFRLPAWLDGMCMAEYLPILEEMLQTQIVDGVASIDVRRKFIAALAPLFGRPVEADPVFCRKATFLGSSGVFTFLVHFSLPLQFPKQYPALMLQSSQHFNSSSAPIKSPLLTDFPWSPRWESSEMAERFFDYLVEECLNFKKYCNESQIQQR; from the exons ATGGCCATCGATACGGTCCCTCCGCTGATATACGCGCAGCTCAATTACCTTCTCACTCACTCTCCTCTCCCCATCAAG GTTGAACAGATGTGGTCTGGATCTAAGAACCACAGCTTGCTTGATCGGTTCACCCTACTCATTCCCTTCTGCCTCGACTACATCAAAT GGGATGTTATATACAATGCACTTTATCCATTAACGGCTCCAGACATCATCTTTGGACCCGAAGATGAGAGCTTTCGTCCATTTCCTGTGTCTGGTGAAGAAGGAGATATGAAGTCTCCAAAGAACAGCTTGTCTGATTGGAATTGCAAAGACCCTACTCGGCTGTTGTCTCTCATTCTTGAACTCAG GGATTTATATATGACCTACCAGAGGAAGCGTGTTGGAGATGTTGATGATGAGAGAGTGAAATTTGAACTCAGCACTATTTTTCCCAGAGAG GGAATCGAAATGTACATGACCTCAGGTGTTGAGAAG ACTGAAGAGGTAAGATTTGCAGTGCCTTTACTGGATATGGATATAAATAAAATGGTCACCGGGTGCCCCTGGCGACACCAGCAGAAGATATTCTTACAG GTTATATTTCCTGTTGGCAGAAAATATATGTCTGCCTCTGCAGCGCCACGATTAAAATTGGTATCTTCTCCTGAACTTAAGGCTCTATTCTCCATTGAAGATTTCAGGCTTCCTGCATGGTTGGATGGAAT GTGCATGGCCGAATATCTTCCCATTTTAGAAGAGATGCTTCAGACACAG aTTGTAGATGGAGTTGCATCTATTGATGTCAGAAGGAAGTTTATTGCGGCACTAGCTCCTCTTTTTGGACGGCCAGTGGAAGCTGATCCA GTCTTTTGCAGAAAGGCAACATTTCTGGGTTCCTCTGGGGTGTTTACGTTTTTG GTACATTTTTCCCTTCCACTCCAGTTCCCAAAGCAATATCCAGCCCTGATGCTTCAAAGTTCTCAG CATTTCAATTCTTCAAGTGCACCCATCAAATCACCTCTTTTGACGGATTTTCCATGGAGTCCTAGATGGGAATCATCAGAAATGGCTGAGCGGTTCTT TGATTATCTGGTGGAAGAATGTTTGAACTTCAAAAAGTATTGCAACGAGAGTCAGATTCAGCAACGTTAG
- the LOC131330165 gene encoding tubulin beta chain-like gives MSGLSLSAPPLSLYPHSNPPSQSTAQENKKTMREILHIQAGQCGNQIGSKFWEVTCDEHGVQTNGQYVPAENLPSDLQLERINVYFNEASGGRYVPRAVLVDLEPGTMDSIRSGPYGQIFRPDNFVFGQSGAGNNWAKGHYTEGAELIDSVLDVVRKEAENCDCLQGFQVCHSLGGGTGSGMGTLLISKIREEFPDRMMLTFSVFPSPKVSDTVVEPYNATLSVHQLVENADECMVLDNEALYDICFRTLKLSNPNFGDLNHLISATMSGVTCCLRFPGQLNSDLRKLAVNLIPFPRLHFFMVGFAPLTSRRSQQYTTLSVPELTQQMWDARNMMCAADPRHGRYLTASAVFRGKMSTKEVDEQMNNVQNKNSSYFVEWIPNNVKSSVCDIPPTGLKMASTFVGNSTSIQEMFRRVSEQFTAMFRRKAFLHWYTGEGMDEMEFTEAESNMNDLVAEYQQYQDAMVDDLEEYDEGVEENHEG, from the exons ATGTCGGGTCTTTCTCTCTccgccccccctctctctctatatcccCATTCCAATCCCCCCTCCCAATCCACAgcccaagaaaacaaaaaaacaatgagAGAGATCCTGCACATCCAGGCCGGCCAATGCGGCAACCAAATCGGCTCCAAGTTCTGGGAAGTAACATGCGACGAGCACGGCGTCCAGACCAACGGCCAGTACGTCCCCGCCGAAAACCTCCCCTCCGACCTCCAGCTTGAACGCATCAACGTCTACTTCAACGAGGCCTCGGGCGGCCGGTACGTCCCCCGGGCCGTGCTTGTGGACCTCGAACCGGGTACCATGGACAGCATCCGGTCCGGCCCATACGGGCAGATTTTCCGGCCGGATAACTTCGTGTTCGGGCAGTCTGGTGCGGGGAATAACTGGGCTAAAGGGCATTATACGGAGGGGGCTGAGTTGATCGACTCTGTTCTTGATGTTGTGAGGAAAGAGGCGGAGAATTGTGATTGCTTGCAAG GTTTCCAGGTGTGTCATTCGCTTGGAGGAGGCACTGGTTCCGGCATGGGAACCCTTTTGATCTCCAAGATAAGGGAGGAATTCCCGGACAGAATGATGCTCACGTTCTCTGTTTTCCCTTCACCAAAGGTGTCCGACACCGTCGTTGAACCCTACAATGCCACCCTCTCTGTGCACCAGTTGGTGGAGAATGCTGATGAATGCATGGTCCTCGACAACGAAGCGCTCTATGATATTTGCTTCAGGACATTGAAGCTTAGCAATCCAAACT TTGGTGATCTGAACCACTTGATCTCAGCAACCATGAGTGGGGTGACTTGCTGCCTGAGATTCCCCGGCCAGCTCAACTCCGACCTCCGAAAACTCGCCGTAAACCTAATCCCATTCCCACGTCTCCACTTCTTCATGGTGGGTTTCGCACCCCTCACTTCCCGTAGGTCCCAGCAGTACACGACCCTCTCCGTCCCCGAGTTGACTCAGCAGATGTGGGACGCCAGAAACATGATGTGTGCCGCCGATCCCCGCCACGGCCGCTACCTAACCGCCTCCGCAGTGTTCAGGGGCAAAATGAGCACGAAAGAGGTGGATGAACAGATGAACAATGTCCAGAACAAAAACTCGTCCTACTTCGTTGAGTGGATTCCAAACAACGTGAAATCGAGCGTTTGTGACATTCCCCCAACCGGGCTGAAAATGGCTTCGACGTTCGTGGGGAATTCGACGTCTATTCAGGAGATGTTTAGGAGGGTGAGCGAGCAGTTTACGGCCATGTTTAGGCGTAAGGCGTTTTTGCATTGGTATACGGGGGAAGGGATGGACGAGATGGAGTTCACGGAGGCAGAGAGTAACATGAATGACTTGGTGGCGGAGTACCAGCAGTATCAAGACGCGATGGTGGACGATCTGGAAGAGTACGACGAAGGTGTCGAAGAGAACCACGAGGGATGA
- the LOC131329215 gene encoding uncharacterized protein LOC131329215 isoform X2, producing MEQSTSSSFLSTLFTGYEIEIADVLLHLPNLIHEPKSPYRFSVNWMSKRRRSAINSSPYQSPSVQVKRETDEGRPKIKAEASSPATPLSFSPSESDVKSKDSIKKVSKKRWIGIIDGLVQQRELLRGEIETVKSYFNKLQAVNWELKAKKKELQFYLGNPHLEKSLNLGMKLNQSIMQPPLIQNQDHPQIHSTIHRPPFILDRTAHKSSSHTSRNLQYRHGQMPQLKVKSVGSLGIPDLNVAAAEETFGADAPQPLDHFRALTESRAKAAEARRRRMVRIKEMKNSLATIKPQ from the exons ATGGAACAGAGCACAAGTAGCAGCTTTCTCTCCACTTTATTCACTGGTTACGAGATAGAAATAGCCGATGTCTTACTCCATCTCCCCAATCTAATCCACGAACCCAAGTCTCCTTACCGCTTCTCGGTCAATTGGATGAGTAAAAGGAGGAGATCTGCAATCAATTCCAGCCCATATCAATCCCCGTCCGTTCAAGTAAAGAGAGAGACTGATGAGGGAAGACCCAAAATCAAGGCCGAGGCCTCGAGTCCAGCCACTCCTCTCTCCTTCTCGCCGAGCGAATCGGATGTGAAATCTAAAGACTCTATCAAGAAAGTCTCCAAGAaaagg TGGATTGGGATTATTGACGGATTGGTTCAGCAAAGAGAATTGCTAAGAGGG GAAATAGAGACGGTGAAGAGTTACTTCAACAAGCTACAGGCTGTCAATTGGGAActaaaagcaaagaaaaaagag CTACAATTTTACCTTGGAAACCCTCATTTGGAGAAAAGCTTGAACCTTGGGATGAAATTAAACCAATCCATAATGCAACCCCCTTTGATTCAAAATCAAGATCACCCGCAAATTCACAGCACGATCCATCGGCCACCGTTCATTTTGGATCGGACGGCGCACAAATCATCATCACATACGAGTCGGAATTTGCAATACCGGCATGGCCAAATGCCTCAATTGAAGGTCAAAAGCGTGGGTTCGCTTGGTATTCCAGATCTGAACGTAGCTGCCGCAGAGGAGACTTTTGGGGCGGACGCTCCACAGCCGTTGGATCATTTCAGAGCTCTTACAGAAAGCAGAGCCAAAGCTGCCGAAGCAAGGAGGAGACGAATGGTTAGGATCAAGGAGATGAAGAACTCTTTGGCCACCATCAAACCACAATAG
- the LOC131329215 gene encoding uncharacterized protein LOC131329215 isoform X1 codes for MEQSTSSSFLSTLFTGYEIEIADVLLHLPNLIHEPKSPYRFSVNWMSKRRRSAINSSPYQSPSVQVKRETDEGRPKIKAEASSPATPLSFSPSESDVKSKDSIKKVSKKRKREEWIGIIDGLVQQRELLRGEIETVKSYFNKLQAVNWELKAKKKELQFYLGNPHLEKSLNLGMKLNQSIMQPPLIQNQDHPQIHSTIHRPPFILDRTAHKSSSHTSRNLQYRHGQMPQLKVKSVGSLGIPDLNVAAAEETFGADAPQPLDHFRALTESRAKAAEARRRRMVRIKEMKNSLATIKPQ; via the exons ATGGAACAGAGCACAAGTAGCAGCTTTCTCTCCACTTTATTCACTGGTTACGAGATAGAAATAGCCGATGTCTTACTCCATCTCCCCAATCTAATCCACGAACCCAAGTCTCCTTACCGCTTCTCGGTCAATTGGATGAGTAAAAGGAGGAGATCTGCAATCAATTCCAGCCCATATCAATCCCCGTCCGTTCAAGTAAAGAGAGAGACTGATGAGGGAAGACCCAAAATCAAGGCCGAGGCCTCGAGTCCAGCCACTCCTCTCTCCTTCTCGCCGAGCGAATCGGATGTGAAATCTAAAGACTCTATCAAGAAAGTCTCCAAGAaaagg AAGAGAGAAGAGTGGATTGGGATTATTGACGGATTGGTTCAGCAAAGAGAATTGCTAAGAGGG GAAATAGAGACGGTGAAGAGTTACTTCAACAAGCTACAGGCTGTCAATTGGGAActaaaagcaaagaaaaaagag CTACAATTTTACCTTGGAAACCCTCATTTGGAGAAAAGCTTGAACCTTGGGATGAAATTAAACCAATCCATAATGCAACCCCCTTTGATTCAAAATCAAGATCACCCGCAAATTCACAGCACGATCCATCGGCCACCGTTCATTTTGGATCGGACGGCGCACAAATCATCATCACATACGAGTCGGAATTTGCAATACCGGCATGGCCAAATGCCTCAATTGAAGGTCAAAAGCGTGGGTTCGCTTGGTATTCCAGATCTGAACGTAGCTGCCGCAGAGGAGACTTTTGGGGCGGACGCTCCACAGCCGTTGGATCATTTCAGAGCTCTTACAGAAAGCAGAGCCAAAGCTGCCGAAGCAAGGAGGAGACGAATGGTTAGGATCAAGGAGATGAAGAACTCTTTGGCCACCATCAAACCACAATAG